A genomic region of Exiguobacterium sp. Helios contains the following coding sequences:
- the accC gene encoding acetyl-CoA carboxylase biotin carboxylase subunit, whose amino-acid sequence MEKLLIANRGEIAVRIIRAAKELGIQTVAVYSTADRDALHVRLADEAYCIGDVSSTASYLNVTNILAVATNRNVTMIHPGYGFLAENVDFAEMCEACGIKFVGPTSAAIRQMGIKDVAKQTMIACGVPVVPGSDGTVTDDEALQLADEIGYPVIIKATAGGGGRGIRVARSQEELVTGLDETRREAKQAFGNSEVYLERFIEEFRHVEVQVLADRHGNVIHLGERDCTVQRRMQKLIEEAPSPAVSPETRLKMGEAAVKAAKAIDYTGAGTIEFIFVEETEEFFFMEMNTRIQVEHPVTEMITGFDLVQAQLQVALDHPLAVQQQDIEFRGHSIECRINAEDPDHDFRPHAGRVTQYVAPGGMGVRIDSAVYPGYMIPPYYDSMVAKLIVHAETREEACAKMERALSEFWIEGVKTTIPFHQKVLAHPVFRRGTFTTKFTERELKAEIVK is encoded by the coding sequence ATGGAAAAACTTTTAATAGCGAACCGGGGCGAGATTGCGGTCCGAATCATTCGTGCGGCAAAAGAACTCGGCATTCAGACGGTTGCCGTTTATTCGACAGCGGACCGGGATGCCCTGCACGTCCGTTTAGCAGATGAAGCATATTGTATTGGAGATGTCAGTTCGACGGCTTCTTACTTGAATGTCACGAATATCCTGGCTGTTGCGACCAATCGGAACGTCACGATGATTCATCCGGGATACGGGTTCCTCGCGGAGAACGTTGATTTTGCCGAGATGTGTGAAGCCTGTGGCATCAAGTTCGTCGGACCGACATCCGCTGCCATCCGTCAGATGGGGATCAAGGATGTCGCGAAACAAACGATGATTGCCTGCGGTGTACCTGTCGTACCGGGTTCTGACGGGACGGTCACGGATGACGAGGCGTTACAACTAGCGGATGAAATCGGCTATCCTGTTATCATCAAGGCAACTGCCGGCGGAGGTGGACGAGGCATTCGTGTCGCCCGTTCACAGGAAGAACTTGTGACCGGTCTGGATGAAACGCGCCGTGAAGCGAAACAAGCATTCGGCAACAGCGAAGTGTATCTCGAACGTTTTATCGAAGAGTTTCGTCATGTCGAAGTCCAGGTACTCGCCGATCGTCACGGAAACGTGATTCATCTCGGGGAACGGGATTGTACCGTTCAACGACGGATGCAAAAACTGATTGAGGAAGCCCCGTCGCCGGCCGTTAGTCCTGAAACACGTTTGAAGATGGGGGAAGCGGCAGTCAAGGCAGCGAAAGCGATTGACTATACGGGAGCCGGGACGATCGAGTTCATCTTTGTTGAAGAGACGGAAGAATTCTTCTTCATGGAAATGAATACGCGAATCCAGGTCGAACATCCGGTGACGGAAATGATCACGGGATTTGATCTTGTGCAGGCGCAGCTCCAGGTGGCGCTCGATCATCCACTGGCTGTTCAGCAACAGGATATTGAATTCCGGGGGCATTCGATTGAATGCCGGATTAATGCGGAAGACCCGGATCACGATTTCCGTCCCCACGCTGGACGGGTCACACAATACGTCGCACCGGGCGGAATGGGCGTCCGGATCGATAGTGCAGTCTATCCGGGGTATATGATTCCTCCGTACTATGATTCAATGGTCGCAAAACTGATTGTTCATGCCGAAACACGTGAAGAAGCATGTGCGAAAATGGAACGGGCTTTATCTGAATTTTGGATCGAGGGTGTCAAAACGACGATTCCGTTCCATCAAAAAGTCTTGGCACATCCGGTATTCCGTCGTGGAACATTTACGACGAAATTTACAGAACGTGAACTAAAAGCAGAAATCGTGAAGTAA
- the nusB gene encoding transcription antitermination factor NusB: MMKRHMARELAVQSLFQMELSDLSAQEAIEFAVEGKEYDTFVTRLVEGVEANKPEIDQKLRAALVNWSFERLGNIERTILRLAVYELLFETKIPVRVTINEAIELTKAFADEEATKIVNGVLGKVAQEVEQNGLKENPQSN; the protein is encoded by the coding sequence ATGATGAAAAGACATATGGCGCGCGAACTGGCAGTACAGTCTTTGTTCCAAATGGAACTCTCGGATCTGTCTGCACAAGAAGCCATTGAATTCGCAGTAGAAGGTAAAGAATATGATACGTTTGTTACACGATTGGTCGAGGGTGTCGAAGCCAATAAACCGGAAATTGATCAAAAGTTGCGTGCCGCGCTCGTGAACTGGTCATTTGAACGTCTCGGAAACATTGAACGGACGATTCTTCGTCTTGCGGTGTATGAACTGTTGTTTGAAACTAAAATTCCAGTCCGGGTAACGATCAACGAAGCGATTGAATTGACAAAAGCTTTTGCCGACGAAGAAGCAACAAAAATCGTCAACGGTGTGTTAGGAAAAGTAGCACAAGAAGTGGAACAAAACGGTTTGAAAGAAAATCCGCAAAGCAACTAA
- the folD gene encoding bifunctional methylenetetrahydrofolate dehydrogenase/methenyltetrahydrofolate cyclohydrolase FolD — protein sequence MAVVIDGKQVAQSYRLKLKEEVARLKEQRIQPKLTVILIGEDPASQSYVRGKEKAAQEIGMESDLIRLPEETGESELLHLIERLNADASVHGILVQLPLPKHIDESKVIFAIAPEKDVDGFHPVSVGKMMIGEPTFLPCTPNGILHLIKEMNVPIAGRHVVVVGRSQIVGKPVGMLFLNESATVTYCHSKTADLGAMTRQADILIVAVGVPKLITADMVKPDAVVIDVGVNRVDGKLVGDVEFEAVKDVASMITPVPGGVGPMTITMLLHNTIEAAK from the coding sequence ATGGCAGTCGTAATCGATGGGAAACAAGTCGCACAATCGTATCGTTTGAAACTGAAAGAAGAAGTCGCACGTCTGAAAGAACAACGTATTCAACCGAAGCTGACCGTCATCTTAATTGGGGAAGATCCAGCCAGCCAATCGTATGTCCGTGGTAAAGAAAAAGCGGCACAAGAGATTGGTATGGAGTCTGATTTAATTCGACTACCGGAAGAGACGGGGGAATCGGAATTACTTCACTTGATTGAACGTTTGAATGCCGATGCAAGCGTACACGGTATTCTCGTTCAATTACCTTTGCCAAAACATATTGATGAAAGTAAGGTCATCTTCGCCATCGCCCCGGAAAAAGATGTCGACGGATTCCATCCGGTCTCAGTCGGAAAAATGATGATCGGAGAACCAACCTTCTTACCGTGTACACCAAACGGCATTCTTCACCTCATCAAGGAAATGAATGTACCGATTGCCGGTCGTCATGTCGTTGTCGTCGGCCGAAGTCAAATCGTCGGAAAGCCTGTCGGTATGCTGTTCTTGAATGAATCAGCGACAGTGACCTATTGTCACTCGAAAACTGCAGATCTCGGTGCGATGACCCGTCAGGCGGACATTTTGATCGTCGCTGTCGGTGTACCGAAACTGATTACAGCCGATATGGTCAAGCCGGATGCCGTTGTCATCGATGTCGGTGTCAACCGGGTAGACGGGAAGTTGGTCGGAGATGTCGAATTTGAAGCTGTGAAAGATGTCGCTTCGATGATTACACCTGTTCCTGGTGGGGTCGGACCGATGACGATTACGATGTTGCTTCATAACACGATTGAGGCGGCGAAATGA
- the xseA gene encoding exodeoxyribonuclease VII large subunit: MTNPLQVSELVHYVKRELENDSLLQQVQVVGEVSNFKRHSSGHLYFTLKDEQSRMKAVMFARDAGRVKADIRDGARVIITARISVYVASGEMQLYVERMMEDGVGVLYEAYIRLKEDVEARGWFEAEQKLPLPAFPQRIGIVTSPKGAALHDIATTLRRRYPQAAIVFAPVLVQGKDAAPQIVRAIEAMNEHQACDVMIIGRGGGSIEELWAFNEMSVVTAIHQSRIPIVSAVGHETDFTISDFVADVRAATPTAAAELVTPEAVELEKRLNELNRRLTRHYAQYINERKERVNRLATSYGLKSPRVLLGLKQERLDRAEMGLHRIGKQVLQTKQQALTDQVNRFARIAMQERLAEQGSQLIRTRKQLERIHTIMRSKQDRLYQMIARLDSVSPTQVMLRGYTYVEQDGRLVRSVTELSDQTFRVQFHDGSILAKREDEEDGNRTIL; the protein is encoded by the coding sequence ATGACGAATCCTCTTCAGGTTTCCGAACTCGTCCATTACGTGAAGCGGGAACTCGAGAATGACTCGTTGCTCCAACAAGTTCAGGTGGTGGGAGAAGTGTCGAACTTTAAACGACACTCTTCCGGTCACCTTTATTTTACGTTGAAAGACGAACAGTCGCGGATGAAAGCCGTTATGTTTGCCCGCGATGCCGGTCGTGTCAAAGCGGACATCCGGGACGGTGCCCGTGTTATCATAACGGCACGGATTTCGGTATATGTCGCGTCGGGTGAGATGCAGCTCTACGTCGAACGGATGATGGAGGACGGTGTAGGTGTCCTTTACGAAGCCTATATCCGATTGAAAGAGGATGTCGAAGCCCGAGGGTGGTTTGAAGCGGAACAGAAACTGCCGTTGCCGGCATTCCCGCAAAGAATCGGAATCGTAACATCTCCGAAGGGTGCAGCCTTGCATGATATTGCGACGACGTTACGGCGGCGTTATCCGCAAGCTGCCATCGTCTTTGCACCTGTTTTGGTCCAAGGAAAAGACGCAGCACCCCAAATCGTCCGTGCCATTGAAGCGATGAACGAACATCAGGCATGTGATGTGATGATCATCGGTCGGGGGGGCGGATCAATCGAGGAGCTGTGGGCGTTCAACGAAATGTCGGTTGTGACGGCGATTCATCAATCACGAATTCCGATTGTGTCAGCGGTCGGTCACGAAACAGATTTTACGATTTCTGATTTTGTGGCGGATGTCCGCGCGGCGACGCCGACAGCCGCGGCAGAACTTGTGACGCCTGAAGCAGTAGAACTCGAGAAGCGTCTCAATGAGCTGAATCGAAGGTTGACACGACACTACGCTCAGTACATCAACGAACGTAAAGAGCGAGTCAACCGACTGGCAACCAGTTACGGATTGAAATCTCCCCGGGTCTTGTTAGGTTTAAAACAGGAAAGATTGGACCGGGCAGAGATGGGACTTCACCGAATCGGGAAGCAAGTACTTCAGACGAAACAACAAGCGTTGACCGATCAGGTGAATCGATTTGCCCGGATTGCGATGCAGGAACGTCTTGCGGAGCAAGGGAGCCAATTGATTCGGACGCGAAAGCAGCTGGAACGGATTCACACCATCATGCGTTCGAAGCAGGATCGGCTATATCAAATGATTGCCCGACTCGACTCGGTCAGTCCGACGCAAGTCATGCTTCGTGGATATACATACGTCGAGCAGGATGGACGACTTGTCCGCTCCGTAACAGAATTGTCAGATCAGACCTTCCGGGTTCAGTTTCATGACGGGAGTATCCTAGCGAAACGAGAGGATGAAGAAGATGGAAACAGAACAATCCTTTGA
- the xseB gene encoding exodeoxyribonuclease VII small subunit, whose translation METEQSFEAALERLEEIVELLEAGEAPLEQAMNLYEEGVKLTALCQGKLSTAEQRLDQILEQDGTLREKGGSQ comes from the coding sequence ATGGAAACAGAACAATCCTTTGAAGCGGCTTTAGAGCGATTGGAAGAGATCGTCGAATTACTGGAAGCGGGTGAAGCACCGCTTGAGCAGGCGATGAATTTGTACGAGGAAGGCGTCAAATTGACGGCACTCTGTCAAGGGAAACTGTCGACGGCAGAACAACGGTTGGATCAAATCTTGGAGCAAGATGGCACGTTACGTGAAAAAGGGGGATCACAATGA
- a CDS encoding polyprenyl synthetase family protein, producing MIVLTEWKTQVEQALETFMNRLEAPDRLREAMRYSLDAGGKRVRPALIYAVLDSYGIDRKMGDAAAAALEMIHTYSLIHDDLPAMDDDDMRRGRPTNHIQFDEATAILAGDALLTNAFTCLLETTATAEVKVKLLERLAMAAGAAGMVGGQLDDMLGERGGINDAEELESIHRRKTGALLIFAVEAGGILAGVTEADLKHLKRYGRHLGIAFQIQDDILDVTGDADKIGKPVGSDEGNDKATYPKLLGLDGAERALAAQVTAANEAIEALSAEAAPLKDLLDFVVKRDH from the coding sequence ATGATTGTCTTAACAGAGTGGAAAACGCAAGTGGAACAAGCGCTGGAAACATTCATGAATCGTCTCGAAGCACCGGATCGTCTGCGGGAAGCAATGCGTTATTCGCTTGATGCAGGTGGCAAGCGTGTCCGACCGGCGCTGATTTATGCTGTCCTCGATTCGTATGGGATCGACCGCAAGATGGGTGACGCAGCAGCGGCAGCGCTTGAGATGATTCATACATATTCGTTGATCCATGATGACTTACCGGCGATGGACGATGATGATATGCGACGCGGACGTCCGACAAATCATATTCAATTTGACGAAGCGACGGCGATTCTCGCTGGTGATGCGTTACTGACGAATGCCTTTACCTGTTTACTCGAGACGACGGCCACGGCAGAAGTCAAAGTGAAATTGCTCGAGCGACTTGCAATGGCGGCAGGTGCAGCCGGAATGGTCGGCGGTCAATTAGACGATATGCTGGGGGAGCGCGGCGGAATCAATGACGCGGAAGAACTCGAGTCGATTCACCGTCGAAAAACAGGAGCATTGTTGATTTTTGCAGTCGAAGCAGGTGGTATTTTAGCCGGCGTTACAGAAGCGGATCTCAAACATTTGAAGCGATACGGCCGTCATCTCGGGATCGCGTTTCAGATTCAAGACGACATTTTGGACGTAACCGGAGACGCTGACAAAATTGGAAAACCGGTTGGCAGTGATGAAGGAAATGACAAAGCAACGTATCCGAAACTACTAGGTCTTGACGGAGCGGAACGGGCACTTGCAGCCCAGGTGACGGCAGCAAATGAAGCAATCGAAGCACTTTCCGCCGAAGCGGCACCGCTTAAAGATTTGCTTGACTTCGTCGTCAAGCGTGACCATTAA
- the dxs gene encoding 1-deoxy-D-xylulose-5-phosphate synthase, whose amino-acid sequence MKLTEIQDPSFLKRMSVSELELFAGDIRRFLIEELATTGGHLAPNLGVVELTLALHREFDSPNDKFVWDVGHQAYVHKILTGRAGQFDTLRQHKGLCGFPKRNESIHDVWETGHSSTSLSAAMGIAVSNELKGNDDRAIAIIGDGALTGGMALEALNHIGAEQQNVIVILNDNEMSIAPNVGAMHQMLGRIRSSRKVRYAQDELETLIKKIPLIGGKLEKGGEKIKEAVKGALVPGMFFEELGFNYYGPVDGHDLNDLIEQLNYVKKEEGPVLLHVITKKGKGYRPAEYDGIGTWHGLGPYKIESGEVIKGKSKAPSYSFTVADTLTKMAREDDKLTLITPAMSVGSKLDCFEKEFPERMFDVGIAEQHAVTFAAGQATQGMKPVVSIYSTFFQRAYDQLVHDVARQNLDVTFTIDRSGLVGADGETHQGVFDIAFMRHVPNIRIVMAKDENELQHLLYSAVKHEGPIAVRFPRGEGIGVPMDETLHEISLDTWDVEREGTDVAIMAFGPQVQDALKIAELLEGELSVRVINARTIKPLDEKMLTALYAEGIPLVTLEEAVLKGGFGSAVLEHANEQEAFPRVKRFGIPDWYIEHGGVNELLEEIGLLPGQIAEEVRSFVNQGKKQSV is encoded by the coding sequence ATGAAGTTGACAGAGATACAGGATCCGTCATTTTTAAAGCGTATGTCAGTCTCGGAATTAGAACTGTTCGCAGGCGACATCCGACGCTTTTTGATTGAAGAACTAGCAACAACAGGTGGACATCTAGCACCGAATTTAGGTGTCGTTGAACTGACGTTAGCGCTTCACCGTGAATTTGACAGTCCAAACGATAAATTCGTCTGGGATGTCGGACACCAAGCGTACGTGCATAAAATTCTGACAGGACGGGCAGGTCAGTTTGATACGTTACGTCAACACAAAGGGTTGTGCGGGTTCCCGAAACGCAATGAGAGTATCCATGATGTCTGGGAAACCGGACACAGCTCGACTTCACTTTCGGCAGCGATGGGGATTGCTGTGTCGAATGAGTTAAAAGGAAACGATGACCGGGCAATTGCTATCATCGGAGATGGTGCGTTGACAGGCGGAATGGCACTTGAAGCCTTAAACCATATCGGAGCCGAACAACAAAACGTCATCGTCATCTTAAACGACAACGAGATGTCCATTGCACCGAATGTCGGAGCAATGCACCAAATGTTAGGAAGAATCCGTTCTTCCCGCAAAGTCCGTTATGCGCAAGATGAACTGGAAACGTTGATTAAAAAAATTCCTTTGATCGGCGGGAAGCTAGAAAAAGGCGGAGAGAAAATCAAGGAAGCTGTCAAAGGGGCACTTGTTCCCGGCATGTTCTTTGAAGAACTCGGTTTCAATTATTACGGACCGGTCGATGGTCATGATCTGAACGATTTAATTGAACAGCTGAACTACGTGAAGAAAGAAGAAGGACCTGTCCTGCTTCATGTCATCACGAAAAAAGGAAAAGGATACCGTCCTGCTGAATACGACGGCATCGGCACATGGCACGGCCTTGGACCGTACAAGATTGAGTCGGGTGAAGTCATTAAAGGGAAATCAAAAGCACCAAGCTATTCGTTTACAGTAGCAGATACATTGACGAAGATGGCCCGTGAGGACGACAAATTGACACTGATCACGCCGGCCATGAGCGTCGGATCAAAACTCGATTGTTTTGAGAAAGAATTCCCGGAGCGGATGTTTGATGTCGGTATCGCGGAACAACATGCCGTCACGTTCGCTGCCGGTCAGGCAACACAAGGAATGAAACCGGTCGTCTCGATTTACTCGACATTCTTCCAGCGCGCATACGACCAGCTCGTTCATGACGTTGCACGTCAGAACCTCGATGTTACGTTTACGATTGACCGTTCTGGTCTCGTAGGTGCTGATGGCGAGACACACCAAGGTGTCTTTGATATCGCCTTTATGCGCCACGTGCCGAATATTCGGATTGTCATGGCGAAGGATGAGAATGAACTGCAACACCTTCTTTATTCGGCTGTTAAACACGAAGGACCGATTGCTGTCCGTTTCCCGCGTGGAGAAGGAATCGGTGTGCCGATGGATGAGACACTTCATGAGATTTCGCTTGATACATGGGACGTGGAGCGTGAAGGAACGGATGTCGCCATCATGGCGTTTGGTCCACAAGTGCAAGACGCCCTGAAAATCGCGGAACTTCTTGAAGGAGAGTTATCAGTACGGGTCATCAATGCCCGGACGATTAAACCACTGGACGAAAAAATGTTGACGGCTTTATATGCAGAAGGCATTCCACTCGTGACGCTTGAAGAAGCGGTGCTTAAAGGCGGATTCGGTTCAGCTGTTCTCGAACATGCCAATGAACAGGAAGCTTTCCCGCGCGTCAAACGATTTGGTATTCCGGACTGGTATATCGAACACGGCGGCGTCAACGAATTGTTAGAAGAAATCGGATTATTGCCTGGACAAATTGCGGAAGAAGTTCGTTCGTTTGTCAATCAAGGAAAGAAACAGAGTGTGTAA
- a CDS encoding TlyA family RNA methyltransferase produces the protein METVKKIRLDVLLVERGLCETREKAKRTIMAGLVFSGTERLEKAGEKVKSDIDLTVKGQVMPYVGRGGYKMEKALAVFDIDVSGRIGLDIGSSTGGFTDCALQNGAAHMYALDVGSNQLDWKLRSDDRVTAMEKTNFRHATPDMFSIQPSFATIDVSFISLRLILPPLKAILAQGGDVIALVKPQFEAGRDDVGKKGIVRDERIHERVLKEMVDFFVREGFYVKQLDFSPITGGEGNIEFLLHAELKTPGMEESVDPLETVHLAHAAL, from the coding sequence ATGGAAACTGTAAAAAAAATCCGCCTCGACGTTTTACTCGTCGAGCGCGGTTTATGTGAAACACGTGAAAAAGCAAAACGGACCATCATGGCAGGTCTTGTATTCAGTGGAACGGAACGACTCGAAAAAGCCGGTGAAAAAGTGAAATCAGACATCGATTTGACGGTTAAAGGTCAAGTCATGCCATATGTCGGTCGTGGCGGATATAAGATGGAGAAAGCACTTGCTGTATTCGATATCGATGTATCCGGACGGATTGGTCTTGATATCGGCTCTTCAACAGGCGGTTTCACGGATTGTGCCTTACAAAACGGAGCTGCACATATGTATGCGCTGGATGTCGGGTCAAATCAACTGGATTGGAAGTTACGGTCGGACGATCGTGTGACGGCGATGGAGAAAACAAATTTCCGTCATGCGACGCCAGACATGTTTTCGATTCAGCCAAGCTTTGCGACGATTGATGTCTCCTTCATTTCGCTCCGATTAATTCTTCCGCCCTTAAAAGCCATTCTAGCTCAGGGTGGGGATGTCATCGCGCTCGTCAAACCGCAGTTTGAAGCAGGACGGGATGATGTCGGTAAAAAAGGAATCGTTCGGGATGAACGGATTCATGAACGGGTACTCAAAGAGATGGTGGATTTCTTCGTTCGCGAAGGATTTTATGTCAAACAATTAGATTTCTCACCGATTACCGGTGGTGAAGGCAACATTGAGTTTCTCTTGCACGCCGAGCTCAAGACACCGGGAATGGAAGAGTCGGTTGATCCACTTGAAACCGTCCACCTGGCACATGCCGCGCTATAA
- the ahrC gene encoding transcriptional regulator AhrC/ArgR: protein MTKGQRLIKIREIITQSEIETQDELVEELRNAGYKVTQATVSRDIKELHLVKVPLNDGRYKYSLPADQRFNPLGKLRRLLGDSFISIDSAQNLIVMHVLPGNANALGVLFDHLNWPELLGTVCGDDTILMITRNEEAATEVTERILGML from the coding sequence ATGACAAAGGGGCAACGGTTAATCAAGATTCGGGAAATCATTACGCAGTCAGAAATCGAAACACAAGATGAGTTGGTCGAGGAACTTCGAAATGCAGGGTATAAAGTAACGCAGGCTACCGTCTCTCGGGACATTAAAGAACTCCATCTCGTAAAAGTACCGTTAAATGATGGACGATATAAATACAGTTTACCTGCCGATCAGCGGTTCAATCCACTTGGAAAGTTACGCCGGTTACTCGGAGATAGCTTCATCTCGATTGATTCTGCTCAAAATTTGATTGTCATGCATGTCTTACCGGGGAATGCCAACGCATTAGGTGTCCTCTTTGATCATTTAAACTGGCCGGAGTTGCTCGGTACGGTCTGCGGAGACGATACGATACTGATGATTACGCGAAACGAAGAAGCAGCAACGGAAGTGACTGAACGTATTTTAGGAATGTTGTAA
- the recN gene encoding DNA repair protein RecN, which translates to MLAELSIKQFAIIDQLQIDFKKGMTVLTGETGAGKSIVLDAIGLLIGGRGSAEFVRYGEDKAELEGLFMIEDGHMAYSLAEEYGIDMEDGMIILRRDLFASGKSVCRVNHKLVTLTILREFGRALVDLHGQHEHQHLMESTYHQTILDDFGHATIAPILERYQERFQQYEEKRDALQALAQSEQELAQRIDLLSFQTEEIDSAKLRKGEEEELLSERNRLANFEKLHASLSAAYDALHDERRGIDSVGDAMRELQQASSIDDEFSGQSDTLANAFYAMEEVGYAVRDQLETLEFDSNRLDEIELRLSVFQQLKRKYGATIEEVIAYGKKIGVELDAMTNRDERIEKLKTEVEQLETELFEIGGELSQVRRKEAHLLGEAIHLELRQLYMEKARFEIRFLQDGKVPTLRRNGIDFVEFYIMTNAGEPFKSLGKVASGGELSRIMLGLKSIFSRSVGVASIIFDEVDTGVSGRVAQAMAEKIYRLSIDSQVLCITHLPQVASIADQHLYIRKIEETDRTTTQVNVLTDSERGNELGRMISGTHMTDLTLRHAEELMEQAMHMKESLKNGV; encoded by the coding sequence ATGTTAGCTGAACTATCGATAAAACAATTTGCAATCATTGACCAGCTACAGATTGATTTTAAAAAAGGTATGACGGTCTTGACCGGAGAGACAGGAGCCGGCAAATCGATCGTGCTGGATGCGATTGGATTACTGATCGGTGGTCGCGGGTCTGCTGAATTTGTTCGGTACGGTGAGGACAAGGCTGAATTAGAGGGTCTTTTCATGATTGAAGACGGTCATATGGCGTATTCGTTAGCCGAAGAGTACGGGATCGACATGGAAGACGGCATGATTATTTTACGACGTGATTTGTTTGCTTCCGGAAAAAGTGTCTGTCGCGTCAATCATAAATTAGTCACGTTGACGATTTTGCGGGAATTCGGACGGGCACTTGTCGATCTGCATGGTCAGCACGAACATCAACATTTGATGGAAAGTACGTATCATCAAACGATTTTGGATGATTTCGGACATGCGACGATTGCTCCGATTCTCGAACGGTATCAAGAACGTTTTCAGCAGTATGAAGAAAAACGCGATGCCTTACAAGCGTTGGCGCAAAGCGAGCAGGAATTAGCGCAACGCATCGATTTGCTGTCCTTTCAAACGGAAGAAATCGATAGTGCGAAACTCCGAAAAGGAGAAGAAGAAGAGTTGTTGAGCGAACGAAACCGGTTAGCGAACTTCGAAAAGCTTCATGCTTCTCTCAGTGCGGCTTACGATGCGTTGCATGATGAACGACGCGGTATCGATTCCGTAGGAGACGCGATGCGTGAATTGCAGCAGGCTTCAAGTATCGATGACGAGTTTTCAGGTCAAAGTGATACCCTGGCGAATGCATTTTATGCGATGGAGGAAGTCGGGTATGCGGTCCGTGATCAACTGGAGACATTAGAGTTTGATTCGAATCGGCTTGATGAAATCGAACTCCGTCTATCCGTATTCCAACAGTTGAAACGGAAATACGGGGCGACGATTGAAGAAGTCATCGCCTACGGGAAAAAAATCGGTGTGGAACTGGATGCGATGACAAACCGGGATGAGCGGATTGAGAAACTGAAAACAGAAGTGGAACAGTTGGAAACGGAACTGTTCGAGATCGGTGGCGAGTTGTCCCAAGTCCGGAGAAAAGAAGCTCATCTTTTAGGTGAGGCGATTCATCTCGAGCTGCGTCAGTTGTATATGGAAAAAGCCCGGTTTGAAATTCGTTTCCTACAGGACGGAAAGGTACCGACTTTACGTAGAAACGGAATCGATTTCGTTGAGTTCTATATCATGACGAATGCTGGAGAACCGTTTAAATCACTTGGAAAAGTTGCTTCAGGCGGCGAATTGTCACGTATCATGCTTGGTCTGAAATCGATTTTCTCACGTTCAGTCGGTGTAGCATCCATCATTTTTGATGAGGTGGATACAGGCGTATCAGGACGTGTCGCCCAAGCGATGGCGGAAAAGATTTATCGTCTGTCGATCGACAGTCAAGTGTTGTGTATCACTCACTTGCCTCAAGTCGCTTCCATTGCGGATCAACATCTGTATATCCGGAAAATCGAAGAGACGGACCGGACGACGACACAGGTCAACGTTCTGACGGATTCGGAGCGCGGAAATGAACTGGGACGGATGATTTCCGGTACACATATGACGGATTTGACGTTGCGTCATGCGGAAGAACTGATGGAACAGGCAATGCATATGAAGGAATCGCTTAAAAATGGGGTGTAA